CGCGGCACAGCAAGGCCCTTCGCCACCACGCTGCGCGACGTCGAGACCGTCTTCGGCACCGTTCCGACCGATCGCGCGGCCGCCGCCGCGCTGATCGCGGCCGATCCGGCGCTGGTCGACGGTACTTCCTGCCTCTTTGGCCGCGATCACGGCCTGCAGGCGCTGCTGCCCTTCGTGCGCGCGCTGTTCCCGGACGTGCCGGTGCTGCCCGTCGCCGCCTCCGTGCGCAGCCGGCGCGCCGACTGGGACGCGATGGCGGCACTCCTCGCGCCCTTCGCGGGCGAGGGCACGCTCGTTCTCCAGTCGACCGACTTCTCGCACTTCCTGCCGCACCACGCCGCGCGCATCCGCGACCAGCAGACCCTCAACGTGCTCGCCGCCGGCGATCTCGACCAGATCGCCGCGCTCAGCCAGCCCGGCCACGCCGATTCGGTCGCCGCCCTCGTTGTGCAGGAGACGCTGCAACGCCGCCGCGGCGCCATCCGCCTCGTCGTCGCCAGCGAGAACGGCCAGGAATACGACGACCGCCCGGTGGCCGAGACGACGAGCTACATGGTCGTGCTCTACGGCCGCTTCCCGGAGGGAATGCCGGCACCCGACTGGCCGCGCTCGCAGGTGGTCTATCTGGCCGGCGACACCAGTTTCGGCCGTGCCATGCAGCGCCTGCTGCTCGATGACCGGGCGGCCGAGGCCATCGCCGAGGCGGTCCTGTCGCGCACGGCCGGCCGGCCGCTGCTCGTCAATCTCGAAGGCGTCATCCTGCCCAACGTCCCCGGCTCGCTCGACGACATGACCCTCGCCATGCCGGCCGAACTCGCGCTCCCCTGGCTGAAGCGGCTGAACGTGGTCGCGGCCGGCCTCGCCAACAACCACGCGCTCGACCTCGGCGAGGCGGGGCTCGCCGAGACGCGGCGGGCGCTCGACGAGGCGGGCATCGCCCATGCCGGGCAGGGCGGCGTGCTGCCGCTCGCCGGCCTCGACGTCGTCGTGCTCAGCGATGTCGGCCAGAACGGCACGCGCCACCATGATCTCGTGACGCCGCAGCTGCTCGACGGTCTGCCCGATCGCCCGGCCAGCCGGCCGCTCGTCGGCTTCGTCCACTGGGGCAGCGAATACGCTACTTCGCCCGGCCGGCGCGAGCGCGAACTGGCGCAGGCCATGTCGCGCCGCGCCTTCGCCGCGCTCGTCGGCGGCCATTCGCATGTGGCGAGCACGACGCTCGAGGCCCTGTCGGGTGGCGATACGCTGCTTGCCCATTCGCTCGGCAATTTCATCTTCGACCAGTCGGCCGACCGCGCCTCGGGCGCGCTGCTCGAAATCCGCAGCTTCGCCCAGGGCACCTTCTCTGCCCGCCTCGTGCCGCTGCCGAACCTGTTCGAGACCGGACGGCGCGCCGTTCAGCAGCCCGGACCGAAACTGTCGAGATAGCAGGCCGGCAGGCGCATCGTCGGCGCGTAGAAATTCTCGCGCGGCCGGAAATAGAACAGCGTCACCGGCTTGCTGCGGCGGATGCTGCCGTCGGCGAACTGCGCCGTCGCCTGGAATCGGTGGACCGAGCTCTGGTCGGCGGACACCTTGAGGCGCGCGGTGTAGTCGCGGATGGTCTTGTTGCCCCGCACCGGCAGGTCGATCGCATAGCCGGTCTGGTCGAGCGGCAGCTTGACCTCGATGTAGCGCAGCGCTTCGGGCGACAGGCCGAAACTGTCGCCGCATTCGGCCATGCTGCGCTCGATCTCGATCTGCGCGAGATGAATGTCGACGGAGAAGGTTTCCACCGTGTCGTAGCGGTTGCCGGCAGCGTCGGCCCAGCGGTAGGTCAGTTCGCCCACCGCCCGCGTCGAGATCGTGTCTTCGCCGAAGACCATGCCGGCGATCTCGCCGAAGTCGACCGTGTTGAACACCTGGCCCCGGCAGATGCCGAGCTGATCGTCGGAAGGGCAGGGAAACCGCTTCGTCTCGAGCGTCGTCACGTCGACGCCCGCCTCGATCAGCGCATTGCGGACCGAGACGTCGATGCCCTCGTCGAACCGTCCGATCGGCACCGCGAAACTCCGCGTTTCCGGCTGCGGCTGCGGGTTGTCGTCATAGCTGCGCTCGCCCGTGAACCGCAAGGTCACTTCGGCATCCTCCACCTCGCCCCATCCATGGTTGACGAAGGAGAAGCTCGGGCGGAAACCCACGCATCCGCTGTGCGACTGCAGGGTCAGCATCGG
The nucleotide sequence above comes from Aquibium microcysteis. Encoded proteins:
- the amrB gene encoding AmmeMemoRadiSam system protein B, coding for MTLLLNGLRRLVVVLAPLLLPQVAVAQDCAGEGPAFPSVYSDDVLFRDALRAAGSIAPSSVPLTGVTVPHHLLAPHLVAEGLKAATGTRYDRILLVFPDHFRGTARPFATTLRDVETVFGTVPTDRAAAAALIAADPALVDGTSCLFGRDHGLQALLPFVRALFPDVPVLPVAASVRSRRADWDAMAALLAPFAGEGTLVLQSTDFSHFLPHHAARIRDQQTLNVLAAGDLDQIAALSQPGHADSVAALVVQETLQRRRGAIRLVVASENGQEYDDRPVAETTSYMVVLYGRFPEGMPAPDWPRSQVVYLAGDTSFGRAMQRLLLDDRAAEAIAEAVLSRTAGRPLLVNLEGVILPNVPGSLDDMTLAMPAELALPWLKRLNVVAAGLANNHALDLGEAGLAETRRALDEAGIAHAGQGGVLPLAGLDVVVLSDVGQNGTRHHDLVTPQLLDGLPDRPASRPLVGFVHWGSEYATSPGRRERELAQAMSRRAFAALVGGHSHVASTTLEALSGGDTLLAHSLGNFIFDQSADRASGALLEIRSFAQGTFSARLVPLPNLFETGRRAVQQPGPKLSR